The Arvicanthis niloticus isolate mArvNil1 unplaced genomic scaffold, mArvNil1.pat.X pat_scaffold_643_arrow_ctg1, whole genome shotgun sequence genome includes a region encoding these proteins:
- the LOC117702280 gene encoding olfactory receptor 5T18, with protein sequence MKNITEATSFVLKGLTDNNELQIILFFLFLAIYLFTLIGNIGLIILVVGDPQLHNPMYCFLSALSFVDASYSSDITPNMLVGFMSKTKTISFYGCATQMFFAITFGTTECFILAAMAYDRYVAIHDPLLYAVSMSPRVYVPLIIASYAGGIVHAIIHTVATFSLSFCQSNEIKHILCDIRPLLAISCSETYVNELLLFFFISFVELVTILIILFSYAFIILSILRMNSDEGRKKVFSTCGAHLTAVSIFYGTILFMYVRPSSNYSLEHDMILSTFYTIGIPMLNPIIYSLRNKDVQEAMKRVFRKNLILNIVLKS encoded by the coding sequence ATGAAGAACATCACAGAAGCTACTTCATTTGTTCTCAAAGGACTCACAGACAACAATGAACTTCAGATCATTCTCTTTTTCCTATTCTTAGCAATTTACCTTTTTACTCTGATAGGAAATATAGGACTTATTATTTTAGTTGTTGGAGATCCCCAACTCCATAACCCTATGTACTGTTTCCTCAGTGCATTGTCTTTTGTAGATGCTAGCTATTCTTCAGATATCACCCCAAATATGTTAGTAGGTTTTATGTCTAAGACCAAAACCATTTCATTTTATGGTTGTGCAACACAAATGTTCTTTGCTATTACATTTGGAACCACAGAATGCTTTATTTTGGCAGCAATGGCATATGATCGATATGTAGCCATTCATGACCCACTTCTGTATGCAGTGAGCATGTCTCCTCGAGTCTATGTACCACTTATCATTGCTTCTTATGCTGGTGGAATTGTGCATGCTATTATCCACACAGTGGCCACTTTCAGCTTGTCTTTCTGTCAGTCCAATGAAATCAAACATATACTCTGTGATATACGTCCTCTACTTGCTATTTCATGCTCTGAAACTTATGTAAATGAGCTATTGCTCTTCTTCTTTATAAGTTTCGTTGAGCTAGTCACCATCCTGATCATTTTGTTTTCCTATGCTTTTATCATTTTGTCAATTCTGAGGATGAATTCagatgaagggaggaaaaaagtCTTCTCTACATGTGGAGCTCACCTCACTGCTGTTTCCATTTTTTATGGCACAATCCTCTTCATGTATGTAAGACCTAGTTCCAACTATTCCCTGGAGCATGACATGATACTATCTACATTTTACACCATTGGGATTCCCATGCTCAACCCCATCATCTACAGTCTGAGAAACAAAGATGTACAAGAGGCAATGAAAAGAGtttttagaaaaaatttaatattaaacattgtattaaaaagttaa